From the genome of Ornithobacterium rhinotracheale, one region includes:
- a CDS encoding RHS repeat-associated core domain-containing protein, producing MTKRKQTLWGLCFANQYKQPNPLDPQMLFAGQWFDEESGLAYNRFRYYDLNTACYLNSDPIGLGECILRN from the coding sequence TTGACGAAAAGAAAACAAACGCTTTGGGGCTTATGCTTTGCCAATCAATACAAGCAACCGAATCCGCTTGACCCACAGATGTTGTTTGCTGGGCAATGGTTTGATGAAGAAAGTGGGTTGGCGTATAACCGTTTTCGGTATTATGACCTAAATACGGCGTGCTATCTAAACTCTGATCCAATCGGATTGGGGGAATGCATTCTGAGAAATTAA